The Pygocentrus nattereri isolate fPygNat1 chromosome 17, fPygNat1.pri, whole genome shotgun sequence genome window below encodes:
- the rtn4rl1b gene encoding reticulon-4 receptor-like 1b: protein MFKRGCGLEFLLVLCGLELSWSCPRHCICYSAPSTVSCQAHNFLSVPEGIPPHSERIFLQNNKIHRLLRGHFSPTTVTLWIYSNNITYIEPSTFQGFTLLEELDLGDNRHLRTLSPETFHGLGRLHALHLYRCGLSALPNNIFQGLRNLQYLYLQDNHLEYLQDDIFIDLHNLSHLFLHGNRLWSLHQNTFRGLRALDRLLLHHNQLQWVDRLAFHDLKRLTTLYLFNNSLTELAGECLALLGALEYLRLNDNPWECDCKALSLWDWLKRFRGSTSSVGCVAPVELAGKDLKQLRKEDFPNCSGSESLHQSKTKSWAGTDKVSLKQEPQPAQPAQPPQTHPHQPHLTEQFPSSPSPLPQPPPAINGVQAGPGGSSGVVTPQRPGRSRNCTRQRNRDSKGKGPNEVHTSKEMADKEYSSPDFTGKYDHTSPDSSTTRRKHKCTPRTSVRPPSGVQQATNRGNAYWPLSFFSSTVGLLVLLSTGFILR, encoded by the exons GCTGTGGGCTTGAGTTCCTGCTGGTGCTCTGTGGGTTGGAGCTGTCCTGGTCCTGCCCACGTCACTGCATCTGTTACTCAGCCCCCAGCACCGTCAGCTGCCAGGCCCACAACTTTCTGTCTGTCCCTGAGGGCATTCCCCCGCACAGTGAGCGCATCTTCCTCCAGAACAACAAGATCCACAGGCTACTGAGGGGCCACTTCAGTCCCACTACGGTCACACTATGGATCTACTCCAATAATATCACCTACATTGAACCCTCCACCTTTCAAGGCTTTACCCTGTTGGAGGAGCTTGATCTGGGGGACAACCGCCACCTGCGCACACTGTCCCCAGAGACCTTTCACGGGCTTGGTCGTCTCCATGCCCTGCACCTGTACCGCTGTGGCCTGAGTGCACTGCCTAATAACATCTTCCAGGGCCTTCGCAATCTGCAGTACTTGTATTTGCAA GATAACCATTTGGAGTACCTGCAGGATGATATCTTTATAGACCTGCACAACCTGAGCCACTTATTTCTTCATGGGAACCGCCTGTGGAGCCTGCACCAGAACACCTTTAGAGGTCTGCGGGCTCTGGACCGGCTACTGCTGCACCACAACCAGTTGCAGTGGGTGGACCGTCTGGCCTTCCATGACCTAAAGCGCCTCACCACCCTTTATCTGTTTAACAACTCTCTAACAGAACTAGCTGGAGAGTGCTTGGCTCTGCTGGGTGCACTGGAGTACCTGCGTCTCAATGACAACCCCTGGGAGTGTGACTGCAAGGCCTTGTCTCTGTGGGACTGGCTCAAGAGGTTCCGTGGCTCCACATCATCAGTTGGCTGCGTGGCTCCAGTTGAGCTGGCAGGAAAGGACCTGAAGCAGCTGAGGAAAGAGGACTTCCCCAATTGCTCTGGATCTGAGTCTCTGCACCAGAGCAAGACCAAGTCATGGGCTGGAACGGACAAGGTCTCATTGAAGCAAGAGCCCCAACCTGCTCAACCTGCCCAGCCTCCCCAAACACACCCACATCAGCCCCACCTTACTGAACAATTCCCCTCCTCACCTTCACCTCTGCCCCAACCACCCCCTGCTATTAACGGGGTGCAGGCAGGCCCAGGAGGTTCCTCAGGTGTGGTGACTCCTCAGAGACCTGGTCGCTCCCGAAACTGTACGCGCCAGCGAAACAGGGACAGCAAAGGAAAAGGGCCCAACGAGGTGCACACCTCAAAGGAGATGGCAGACAAGGAATACTCCTCACCAGATTTCACTGGGAAATATGACCACACTTCCCCCGATAGTTCCACCACACGGAGAAAGCACAAATGTACCCCCCGGACCTCTGTGCGTCCCCCCAGTGGGGTCCAGCAAGCCACCAACAGAGGGAACGCCTATTGGcccctctcctttttctccagTACTGTGGGACTTCTTGTGCTGCTAAGCACTGGATTCATCCTACGCTGA